The following coding sequences are from one Halomicrobium zhouii window:
- a CDS encoding 1,4-dihydroxy-2-naphthoyl-CoA synthase, whose amino-acid sequence MVSDVFDPDRWEPIDRFDFSDITYHRADDVGAVRIAFDRPAVRNAFRPETVDELSTALDHAKRLTDVGCVLLTGNGPSPKDGGWAFCAGGDQSMRGDSGYEYDSEADVGADDAVGRDASEDPSLDESREDAPENVGRLHILEVQRQIRHIPKPVVAVVPGWAVGGGHSLHVVCDLTLASAEHAKFLQTDPDVASFDGGFGSAYLARQIGQKKAREVFFLGKTYDAQEAADMGMVNEAVPHEELEETALEWAEAIDRKSPTAIRMLKYAFNLDSDGMVGQQVFAGEATRLAYMTDEAKEGRDAFNEGREPDFDDVPWHY is encoded by the coding sequence ATGGTTTCGGACGTATTCGACCCCGACCGCTGGGAACCGATCGACCGGTTCGACTTCTCGGATATCACCTACCACCGGGCCGACGACGTCGGCGCGGTCCGAATCGCCTTCGACCGGCCGGCGGTCCGCAACGCCTTCCGCCCGGAGACGGTCGACGAACTGTCGACCGCGCTGGACCACGCCAAGCGACTCACCGACGTGGGCTGCGTGCTCCTCACTGGAAACGGCCCGTCGCCGAAGGACGGTGGCTGGGCCTTCTGTGCTGGCGGGGACCAGTCGATGCGCGGCGACTCCGGGTACGAGTACGATTCCGAGGCGGATGTCGGCGCGGACGACGCCGTCGGACGCGACGCGTCCGAGGACCCCTCACTCGACGAATCCCGCGAGGACGCACCCGAGAACGTCGGCCGCCTCCACATTCTCGAAGTCCAGCGCCAGATCCGACACATCCCCAAGCCCGTCGTCGCCGTGGTGCCGGGCTGGGCCGTCGGTGGTGGCCACAGCCTCCACGTCGTCTGTGACCTCACCCTCGCGAGCGCCGAGCACGCGAAGTTCCTCCAGACGGACCCGGACGTCGCTTCCTTCGACGGCGGCTTCGGCTCGGCGTACCTCGCTCGCCAGATCGGTCAGAAGAAGGCTCGCGAGGTGTTTTTCCTCGGGAAGACCTACGACGCCCAGGAGGCCGCGGACATGGGCATGGTCAACGAGGCCGTCCCCCACGAGGAACTGGAGGAGACGGCCCTGGAGTGGGCCGAAGCGATCGACCGCAAGTCACCGACGGCGATTCGCATGCTCAAGTACGCCTTCAACCTCGACTCCGACGGGATGGTGGGCCAGCAGGTGTTCGCCGGCGAGGCGACGCGGCTGGCGTACATGACCGACGAGGCGAAAGAGGGTCGCGACGCCTTCAACGAGGGGCGCGAGCCGGACTTCGACGACGTGCCCTGGCATTACTGA
- a CDS encoding J domain-containing protein — MTQTFYDVLGVPPDASTDRIRAAYRERLKESHPDLNDDEDANEATRRIIRARDVLTDESERERYDEVGHEAYVGDDASPVDDEDVSDAATAARRAGWGDGTENESTSSRSATDDHRDRAGRSGADRRRRARDRRRRERAARERVDREADRTGDGSSQNRTTRDTSSQDRATRDATSQATATTDGGSTTADAVSVGGVGEAARSWNGSGGFSVRQRYDTGRRRRMVPTGKSMTLLAVSMVLYPLMLFSALFPPFPLLVNVIVGFCTVFLVGYLQSQPEVGVMVFGSWSLLTPVAFAAVGVPLTGLVGIAALTGTWLPLGLSVATLVLVRP; from the coding sequence ATGACCCAGACGTTCTACGACGTACTCGGCGTCCCGCCCGACGCCTCGACGGACCGGATCAGGGCCGCCTATCGCGAACGGCTGAAGGAGTCCCATCCCGACCTGAACGACGACGAGGACGCGAACGAGGCGACGCGGCGGATCATCCGCGCCCGGGACGTCCTCACCGACGAGTCCGAGCGCGAGCGCTACGACGAGGTGGGCCACGAGGCGTACGTCGGCGACGACGCCTCGCCCGTGGACGACGAGGACGTCAGTGACGCGGCGACCGCCGCCCGGCGCGCGGGCTGGGGAGACGGGACGGAGAACGAATCGACATCGTCGCGTTCGGCCACCGACGACCACCGGGACCGAGCGGGTCGCTCGGGCGCTGACCGGAGACGACGGGCCCGTGATCGACGGCGACGGGAGCGTGCGGCCAGGGAGCGCGTCGACCGTGAGGCCGACCGGACCGGTGACGGCTCGTCGCAGAACAGGACGACCCGGGACACGTCGTCGCAGGACAGGGCCACACGAGACGCGACGTCACAGGCCACGGCGACGACAGATGGCGGTTCGACCACCGCCGACGCCGTGAGTGTGGGTGGCGTCGGGGAAGCAGCGCGGTCCTGGAACGGGAGCGGCGGCTTCAGCGTCCGCCAGCGGTACGACACCGGCCGCCGACGCCGGATGGTCCCCACCGGGAAGTCGATGACCCTCCTGGCCGTCTCGATGGTCCTCTATCCGCTGATGCTGTTCAGCGCGCTGTTCCCGCCGTTCCCGCTCCTCGTCAACGTCATCGTCGGGTTCTGTACGGTCTTTCTGGTTGGGTACCTCCAGTCCCAGCCCGAAGTCGGGGTCATGGTCTTCGGAAGCTGGAGTCTGCTGACGCCCGTCGCCTTCGCCGCCGTTGGCGTCCCACTGACCGGCCTCGTCGGCATCGCTGCCCTCACCGGGACGTGGCTGCCGCTCGGACTCTCCGTCGCGACGCTGGTACTCGTCCGGCCCTGA
- the menD gene encoding 2-succinyl-5-enolpyruvyl-6-hydroxy-3-cyclohexene-1-carboxylic-acid synthase: MTAPNLATLWGETIVDELAASGLDAVCVAPGSRSTPLTVAFADHPDVRVFSHLDERSAAFFALGRSRKTGEPTALVCTSGTAAANFHPAVIEADRSRVPLVVLTADRPAELRDSGANQTVDQTKLYGDAVRSYRCLPEPAAEDRRLRSLRTTVCRALATSTGTPPGPVHLNVPVAKPLEPTDTPDGVGSIPESFAASDSLGVTGRDGPFVATSQGQLRLSDRELARVASEIDDADRGLIVAGPSNRPTPAREALATLAGATGFPVLADPLSGVRFGDHVSDVTVCGGYDSYLDAAGDWPDPDAVIRFGASPTSKTLRRYLRDADARQFVVDPAGAWREAAFTATDLVTADPTGFAGGLAARVAADDGTETDWTKRFARAERSYWDLVGPELDGTLFEGSVAGRVVEALPDPATLYVSNSMPVRDVDRFGRPRTADLSILGNRGASGIDGITSSALGAASGTDDPLVLLLGDLAYYHDMNGLLAVARCAVDATVVLVNNDGGGIFHKLPIESFDPPFTDQFKTPHGLDFESTGDLYDVGFERVADGDALVDAVSSSVGSAGTQVIEVTTDAAESHRHRERLHERVCEAF; encoded by the coding sequence ATGACTGCACCGAACCTGGCGACGCTGTGGGGCGAGACGATCGTCGACGAGCTCGCCGCGAGCGGTCTCGACGCAGTCTGTGTCGCGCCCGGCAGTCGCTCGACGCCGCTGACGGTCGCCTTCGCCGACCACCCCGACGTCAGGGTCTTCTCGCACCTCGACGAGCGCTCGGCGGCCTTCTTCGCGCTCGGTCGCTCCCGGAAGACCGGTGAGCCGACCGCACTGGTCTGTACCTCCGGCACCGCGGCCGCGAACTTCCACCCGGCGGTCATCGAGGCCGACCGCTCGCGCGTTCCGCTGGTCGTACTGACGGCGGACCGACCAGCCGAACTGCGCGACAGCGGGGCGAACCAGACCGTCGACCAGACGAAGCTGTACGGCGACGCGGTCAGGTCGTACCGGTGTCTCCCGGAGCCAGCAGCGGAGGACCGCCGTCTGCGTTCCCTGCGGACGACCGTCTGCCGTGCCCTCGCGACGTCGACCGGGACGCCGCCGGGGCCCGTCCACCTCAACGTCCCCGTCGCGAAACCGCTGGAACCGACCGACACGCCCGATGGCGTCGGTTCGATTCCCGAGTCGTTCGCAGCGTCCGACTCACTGGGGGTCACCGGCCGCGACGGCCCGTTCGTCGCGACGTCGCAGGGCCAGCTACGGCTGAGCGACAGGGAGCTGGCCCGCGTCGCGAGCGAGATAGACGACGCCGACCGCGGGCTAATCGTCGCGGGACCGTCGAACCGACCGACGCCCGCGCGTGAGGCTCTCGCGACGCTCGCCGGGGCGACTGGCTTTCCCGTGCTCGCGGACCCGCTCTCGGGCGTCAGATTTGGTGACCACGTGTCCGACGTCACCGTCTGCGGCGGGTACGACTCCTACCTCGACGCCGCGGGCGACTGGCCGGATCCTGACGCAGTCATCCGGTTCGGCGCCTCGCCCACGTCGAAGACGTTGCGGCGTTACCTGCGCGACGCCGACGCGCGGCAGTTCGTCGTCGATCCGGCGGGCGCGTGGCGCGAAGCCGCGTTCACCGCGACGGATCTCGTGACCGCGGACCCCACCGGCTTCGCCGGGGGACTCGCTGCTCGCGTCGCCGCCGATGACGGCACCGAGACGGACTGGACCAAGCGATTCGCCCGCGCTGAGCGGTCGTACTGGGACCTGGTCGGCCCAGAACTCGACGGGACGCTGTTCGAAGGAAGCGTCGCCGGACGTGTCGTCGAGGCCCTCCCGGACCCGGCGACGCTCTACGTCTCAAACAGCATGCCCGTCCGGGACGTGGACCGGTTCGGTCGCCCGCGAACGGCGGACCTTTCGATACTGGGCAACCGGGGGGCCAGCGGCATCGACGGCATCACGTCGAGTGCGCTCGGCGCCGCCAGCGGAACCGATGATCCGCTCGTCCTGCTCCTCGGTGACCTGGCGTACTACCACGACATGAATGGCCTGCTCGCCGTCGCGCGCTGTGCCGTCGACGCCACCGTCGTCCTCGTCAACAACGACGGCGGCGGCATCTTCCACAAGCTTCCCATCGAGTCCTTCGACCCGCCCTTTACCGACCAGTTCAAGACGCCCCACGGGCTGGACTTCGAGTCGACCGGCGACCTGTACGACGTCGGGTTCGAACGCGTCGCGGACGGCGACGCGCTCGTCGACGCGGTCTCGTCGTCCGTCGGTTCGGCCGGAACGCAGGTCATCGAGGTGACAACGGACGCGGCGGAGAGCCATCGGCACCGGGAGCGATTGCACGAGCGCGTCTGCGAAGCGTTCTGA
- a CDS encoding isochorismate synthase, translated as MDVPRGDEATVRTVDAPVVTRGCSVSKPPTRAFLATNDRPRFVWQTPTESVAVRGATATVTGDGSDRFAEVRADGARLLESCSVPDGIPSAARPRLFGGFAFHDDGQAGPWDGFGDARFVLPEVQLTADGDDWWLTVTAAGPGAAEEADSKLGVWRDRLADETNPEPAGPPRVADRTRTPSRNGWREQVEAALQSVSEGALEKVVLAQAMTLSLSNQLSVPDALERLGRTYPDCYRFAFSPTEDATFFGATPERLVSLTGRTVSTEALAGSTGRGDTPAEDEWLATELLESEKDRYEHEVVADAVREQLEPFASSVGTGDRSIRRLATVQHLRTPITAELAEDEHVLSLVEALHPTPAVGGLPPDAALETIRETETFDRGWYAAPVGWFDASGNGTFAVAIRSALARGDAATVFAGAGIVADSDPDREWDEVQLKYRPMLDELE; from the coding sequence ATGGATGTACCTCGCGGTGACGAGGCGACGGTTCGGACAGTCGACGCGCCGGTCGTCACGCGCGGCTGTTCGGTGTCGAAACCGCCGACGAGGGCCTTTCTGGCGACGAACGACCGTCCACGGTTCGTCTGGCAGACCCCGACCGAGTCCGTGGCTGTCAGGGGAGCGACGGCGACGGTGACCGGCGACGGCTCGGACCGGTTCGCCGAGGTGCGCGCCGACGGTGCCCGCCTGCTCGAATCCTGTTCTGTCCCGGATGGCATCCCGAGCGCCGCGCGGCCCCGGCTGTTCGGCGGCTTCGCCTTCCACGACGACGGACAGGCCGGGCCCTGGGACGGGTTCGGCGACGCGCGGTTCGTGCTCCCCGAGGTTCAGCTGACCGCCGACGGCGACGACTGGTGGCTCACGGTGACGGCCGCCGGTCCGGGCGCTGCCGAGGAGGCAGATTCGAAACTCGGCGTCTGGCGCGACCGGCTCGCCGACGAGACCAACCCCGAGCCGGCCGGCCCGCCACGCGTCGCCGACCGGACCCGCACACCCTCGCGAAACGGGTGGCGCGAACAGGTGGAGGCGGCACTGCAGAGCGTCTCCGAGGGTGCCCTGGAGAAGGTCGTCCTCGCCCAGGCGATGACCCTCTCGCTCTCGAACCAGCTCTCTGTACCGGACGCCCTCGAACGACTCGGCCGGACGTATCCGGACTGCTACCGGTTCGCTTTCTCGCCCACCGAGGACGCCACGTTCTTCGGCGCGACGCCGGAACGGCTCGTCTCGCTCACCGGCCGGACGGTCAGCACGGAGGCGCTCGCGGGATCGACCGGACGCGGTGACACGCCGGCCGAGGACGAGTGGCTGGCGACGGAACTCCTCGAGAGCGAGAAGGACAGATACGAACACGAGGTCGTCGCCGACGCGGTCCGCGAGCAACTGGAGCCGTTCGCCTCCTCGGTCGGTACTGGTGACCGGAGCATCCGACGTCTGGCCACCGTCCAGCACCTCCGGACGCCGATCACGGCCGAACTCGCCGAGGACGAACACGTCCTCTCGCTCGTCGAGGCGCTCCACCCGACGCCCGCGGTCGGCGGCCTCCCGCCGGACGCCGCCCTGGAGACTATCCGCGAGACGGAGACGTTCGACCGGGGCTGGTACGCCGCGCCAGTCGGCTGGTTCGACGCCTCGGGCAACGGGACCTTCGCCGTCGCGATCCGGTCCGCGCTCGCACGCGGGGACGCCGCGACGGTGTTCGCCGGCGCGGGCATCGTCGCCGACAGTGACCCCGACCGGGAGTGGGACGAGGTACAGCTCAAGTACCGGCCGATGCTGGACGAACTCGAATGA
- a CDS encoding ribbon-helix-helix domain-containing protein, which translates to MPKVEITIPEHLEMQIAQLVEEGEFLNREEAIEDLLSTGLKAYKTSGPMDDEEEPGLEDDGMMGHDDEYVF; encoded by the coding sequence ATGCCCAAGGTAGAGATTACAATCCCGGAACACCTCGAGATGCAGATCGCCCAGCTCGTCGAAGAAGGCGAGTTTCTCAACCGCGAGGAAGCGATCGAAGACCTGCTCTCGACCGGGCTGAAGGCGTACAAGACCAGCGGGCCCATGGACGACGAGGAAGAACCAGGTCTCGAGGACGACGGCATGATGGGTCACGACGACGAATACGTGTTCTAG
- a CDS encoding UPF0058 family protein, producing the protein MHKDELLELHEQMVYIMRFFRDEMDSVDPELFDAYQELDVEPSDVHKSKSEHKHAVFVLGNSLATAMSEDEFSDAGRVGKRMKELAEDAESRI; encoded by the coding sequence ATGCACAAAGACGAACTCCTCGAGCTACACGAACAGATGGTGTACATCATGCGTTTCTTCCGCGACGAGATGGACAGCGTCGACCCGGAGCTGTTCGACGCCTACCAGGAACTCGACGTCGAGCCCTCGGACGTACACAAATCGAAGAGCGAACACAAACACGCCGTCTTCGTGCTCGGGAACTCGCTGGCGACGGCGATGAGCGAGGACGAGTTCTCCGACGCCGGCCGCGTCGGCAAGCGAATGAAGGAACTCGCCGAGGACGCCGAGAGCCGCATCTGA
- a CDS encoding Lrp/AsnC family transcriptional regulator — translation MSTDACPDWEFKERDVLILSELSDDPQLSSRELATILEEEHDICVSHVTVSESIRKMREEGVFRETIVPNEAYFNFALFEFKFNPAHFAEGWNDAMNAIRHDRHTLLYFLSDGEYQWKSVMMFPSRKAESRWIHDFYKDHGDVIDNVRNSVVHNVLKFRTDPEMFTELEQ, via the coding sequence ATGTCCACTGACGCTTGTCCCGACTGGGAGTTCAAAGAACGCGACGTGCTCATCCTCAGCGAACTCTCCGACGACCCGCAACTGTCCTCGCGTGAACTCGCGACGATACTCGAGGAGGAACACGACATCTGCGTCTCGCACGTCACCGTGAGCGAGTCCATCCGGAAGATGCGCGAAGAGGGCGTCTTCCGGGAGACTATCGTGCCCAACGAGGCGTACTTCAACTTCGCGCTCTTCGAGTTCAAGTTCAATCCGGCCCACTTCGCCGAGGGCTGGAACGACGCGATGAACGCCATCCGGCACGACCGCCACACGCTCCTGTACTTCCTCTCGGACGGGGAGTACCAGTGGAAGTCGGTGATGATGTTCCCCAGCCGGAAAGCCGAGTCGCGCTGGATTCACGACTTCTACAAGGACCACGGCGACGTCATCGACAACGTGCGCAACTCCGTGGTCCACAACGTCCTCAAGTTCCGGACGGACCCCGAGATGTTCACCGAGCTAGAACAGTAA
- a CDS encoding enoyl-CoA hydratase/isomerase family protein encodes MASDLVVLDVSDGVARVTLNRPDARNAISAALADEIVAAFDTIADSDARCVVLEGAGPSFCAGGDVQAMLDGIEGDVPAAQRVDLVIRSVNRAVGRVYECSLPTVAKIDGPAFGAGAGLAIACDVQLASPAAKISFGFRRVGLALDSGVSFLLPRLVGLNTAKELVFTGELVSADRARELGIFTRVFESDSFEEGVANLVETIATGPTVALTASKRLLNQRPDSFESASGSEAMAQGVAFGTRDHAEGAAAFVEGRSPQFEGR; translated from the coding sequence ATGGCTTCAGACCTCGTGGTGCTCGACGTCTCGGACGGCGTCGCGCGGGTGACGCTGAACCGGCCAGACGCTCGCAACGCAATCTCCGCCGCACTCGCCGACGAGATCGTCGCGGCCTTCGATACCATCGCCGACAGTGACGCCCGGTGCGTCGTCCTGGAGGGGGCCGGCCCGTCGTTCTGTGCGGGCGGTGACGTCCAGGCCATGCTGGACGGCATCGAGGGAGACGTCCCGGCGGCCCAGCGAGTCGACCTGGTCATTCGATCGGTGAACCGCGCCGTCGGTCGCGTCTACGAGTGTTCGCTCCCGACGGTCGCCAAGATAGACGGGCCGGCCTTCGGCGCGGGCGCCGGGCTGGCCATCGCCTGCGACGTCCAGCTGGCCAGTCCCGCGGCCAAGATCAGCTTCGGGTTCCGGCGCGTCGGCCTCGCGCTGGACTCGGGTGTCTCCTTCCTGCTCCCCCGACTCGTCGGGCTCAACACGGCCAAGGAGCTGGTTTTCACCGGCGAACTCGTGTCCGCCGACCGCGCCCGCGAACTCGGTATCTTCACGCGCGTGTTCGAGTCCGACTCCTTCGAGGAGGGCGTGGCGAACCTGGTCGAGACGATCGCGACGGGGCCGACCGTCGCGCTCACCGCGTCGAAGCGGCTGTTGAACCAGCGTCCCGACTCCTTCGAGAGCGCGTCGGGCTCGGAAGCGATGGCTCAGGGCGTCGCGTTCGGTACTCGCGACCACGCCGAGGGGGCCGCTGCGTTCGTCGAAGGCCGGTCGCCCCAGTTCGAGGGGCGGTGA
- a CDS encoding cryptochrome/photolyase family protein produces the protein MQIHWHRRDLRAVDNAGLAAAAAPAEDDGPVVPVFVFDEAVLAHAAPPRVAFMLDALDSLRAWYRERGSDLVVARGDPADVLPDLAERHGASVVTWGEDYSGLAKERDARVRLALDEVDVDRRVVTDSVLHEPGSITTNDGEPYSVFTYYGRKWQDRPKDDPYEPPTSSTLADVSGNPLPSLEALGFDEPAAQIPTADPAAARERLAAFCDGPIYEYEDLRDVPATENTSRLSPHLKFGTLGIREVYAATEAAKESAKDGATDEQVESIETFQSELAWREFYFQVLAANPETVSQNFKDYENPIDWRNDPEEFEAWKAGETGYPFVDAGMRQLRAEAFVHNRLRMVVASFLTKDLLVDWRRGYDWFRERLVDHDAASDVGGWQWAASTGTDAQPYFRVFNPTTQGERYDPDAEYITEYVPELRDVDSDLIHEWPDLSQTQRRNVAPEYPDPIVDHGERREEAIAAFEAARGDS, from the coding sequence GTGCAGATCCACTGGCACCGTCGCGACCTGCGCGCGGTCGACAACGCCGGCCTCGCAGCGGCTGCGGCCCCAGCGGAGGACGACGGCCCCGTCGTTCCAGTGTTCGTCTTCGACGAGGCCGTCCTCGCGCACGCCGCGCCACCGCGGGTCGCCTTCATGCTCGACGCGCTGGACTCGCTGCGCGCGTGGTACCGTGAACGGGGGAGCGATCTGGTCGTCGCCCGCGGGGACCCGGCAGACGTCCTGCCGGACCTGGCCGAGCGCCACGGCGCGAGCGTCGTCACCTGGGGCGAGGACTACTCCGGGCTGGCGAAGGAGCGCGACGCGCGCGTCCGCCTGGCGCTCGACGAGGTGGACGTGGACCGACGCGTCGTCACCGACAGCGTCCTCCACGAACCGGGGTCGATCACGACGAACGACGGCGAGCCGTACTCGGTGTTCACCTACTACGGACGGAAGTGGCAGGACCGGCCGAAAGACGACCCCTACGAACCGCCAACGTCGTCGACGCTCGCCGACGTGAGTGGGAACCCACTCCCGTCACTGGAGGCACTGGGCTTCGACGAGCCAGCGGCCCAAATTCCGACGGCTGACCCGGCCGCCGCGCGCGAGCGACTGGCGGCGTTCTGCGACGGGCCGATCTACGAGTACGAGGACCTGCGGGACGTTCCCGCGACGGAGAATACGTCCCGGCTCTCTCCCCACCTGAAGTTCGGGACCCTCGGGATTCGCGAGGTGTACGCGGCGACCGAGGCTGCAAAAGAGTCTGCGAAAGACGGCGCGACCGATGAGCAGGTCGAATCGATCGAGACGTTCCAGTCCGAGCTGGCCTGGCGTGAGTTCTACTTCCAGGTGCTGGCGGCGAACCCGGAGACCGTCTCGCAGAACTTCAAGGACTACGAGAATCCGATCGACTGGCGGAACGACCCGGAGGAGTTCGAGGCGTGGAAGGCGGGCGAGACGGGCTATCCATTCGTCGACGCCGGGATGCGACAGCTCCGGGCAGAGGCGTTCGTACACAACCGGCTCCGGATGGTCGTCGCCTCGTTCCTGACGAAGGACCTCCTGGTCGACTGGCGGCGGGGCTACGACTGGTTCCGCGAGCGTCTCGTCGACCACGACGCGGCGAGCGACGTCGGCGGCTGGCAGTGGGCAGCCTCGACGGGCACTGACGCCCAGCCGTACTTCCGGGTGTTCAACCCGACGACCCAGGGCGAGCGCTACGACCCCGACGCCGAGTACATCACGGAGTACGTCCCCGAACTGCGCGACGTCGACTCAGACCTGATTCACGAGTGGCCCGACCTGTCGCAGACCCAGCGACGAAACGTCGCGCCGGAGTACCCCGACCCCATCGTGGACCACGGAGAGCGCCGCGAGGAGGCCATCGCCGCGTTCGAGGCCGCCCGTGGGGACTCCTGA
- the sod gene encoding superoxide dismutase produces MPEESEPELPPLPYDYDALEPHISEQVLTWHHDTHHQGYVNGLQAAEETLAENRSSGDFGGSAGALGNVTHNGCGHYLHTLFWENMSPNGGGEPEGDLADRIAEDFGSYEGWKGEFEAAAGAAGGWALLVYDPVAKQLRNVAVDKHDQGALWGAHPILALDVWEHSYYYDYGPDRGSFIDAFFEVVEWDKAAEEYQKCLDHFE; encoded by the coding sequence ATGCCAGAAGAATCCGAACCTGAGCTGCCACCGCTCCCGTACGACTACGACGCGCTCGAACCACACATCTCCGAGCAGGTGCTGACCTGGCACCACGACACGCACCACCAGGGCTACGTCAACGGCCTGCAGGCCGCCGAGGAGACCCTGGCCGAGAACCGCTCGTCGGGCGACTTCGGTGGCTCCGCCGGCGCGCTCGGCAACGTCACCCACAACGGGTGTGGCCACTATCTCCACACGCTGTTCTGGGAGAACATGTCCCCCAACGGCGGCGGCGAGCCCGAGGGCGATCTCGCGGACCGCATCGCCGAGGACTTCGGCTCCTACGAGGGCTGGAAAGGCGAGTTCGAGGCCGCCGCGGGCGCCGCCGGCGGCTGGGCGCTGCTCGTCTACGACCCCGTTGCCAAACAGCTGCGCAACGTCGCCGTCGACAAACACGACCAGGGCGCGCTCTGGGGCGCCCACCCGATTCTCGCGCTCGACGTCTGGGAGCACTCCTACTACTACGACTACGGGCCGGACCGCGGCAGCTTCATCGACGCGTTCTTCGAAGTCGTCGAGTGGGACAAGGCCGCCGAAGAGTACCAGAAGTGCCTCGACCACTTCGAGTGA
- a CDS encoding DUF5827 family protein, which yields MPKPRADFDDLRSLEFRDPDEVLDEDKLYTIYEIGRLLQGLDPEAELDVETENVLMDWAIPWMLNNAEAFVFAEPAADDEPGYYGLA from the coding sequence ATGCCAAAACCGAGAGCCGACTTCGACGACCTGCGGAGTCTGGAGTTTCGCGACCCCGACGAAGTGCTCGACGAGGACAAACTGTACACCATCTACGAGATCGGGCGGCTCCTCCAGGGGCTCGACCCCGAAGCCGAACTCGACGTCGAGACGGAGAACGTCCTGATGGACTGGGCCATCCCGTGGATGCTCAACAACGCGGAGGCGTTCGTCTTCGCGGAACCGGCCGCCGACGACGAACCGGGGTACTACGGGCTCGCGTAG
- a CDS encoding ATPase, which yields MKLLVAGSERVDAGKTTFSVGLLERTGAVGYKPRAGNDYWHDHDDWDRASADGRLYGKDAKRLVGASPPDFQPEAINPIHRLWHPSPGGGAGILGSEDREFLVDRVGDEFVVNETVSLPDQVRERLALDDARVVSSLDEFNATMARLHVPALQSLSGEIEERQRAVVESYGDVARPLADLAPDAVAVVEPTLARLYDGDRYAKACEVATGGPGTGQLEERVGSVVDLVESAATVQLPALDGDDRNDPAAIADAYEPAYDALLGTAFDGE from the coding sequence ATGAAGCTGCTCGTCGCCGGGTCCGAGCGGGTCGACGCCGGCAAGACCACGTTCTCCGTGGGCCTGCTCGAACGCACCGGCGCCGTCGGCTACAAGCCCCGCGCCGGCAACGACTACTGGCACGACCACGACGACTGGGACCGGGCCAGCGCGGACGGTCGCCTCTACGGCAAGGACGCGAAGCGCCTCGTCGGCGCGAGCCCGCCTGACTTCCAGCCGGAAGCTATCAACCCGATCCACAGACTGTGGCACCCGTCACCGGGCGGCGGTGCCGGGATTCTCGGGAGCGAAGACAGGGAGTTCCTCGTCGACCGGGTCGGCGACGAATTCGTCGTCAACGAAACGGTCTCGCTACCCGACCAGGTCCGCGAGCGACTCGCACTGGACGACGCCCGCGTCGTCTCGTCGCTCGACGAATTCAACGCCACGATGGCCCGCTTGCACGTCCCGGCGCTCCAGTCGCTGTCAGGCGAAATCGAGGAGCGCCAGCGAGCCGTCGTCGAATCGTACGGCGACGTCGCGCGGCCGCTCGCCGACCTGGCACCGGACGCCGTCGCCGTCGTCGAACCGACGCTGGCGAGGCTCTACGACGGCGACCGCTACGCGAAGGCCTGCGAGGTAGCCACCGGCGGTCCAGGAACCGGCCAGCTCGAAGAGCGCGTCGGCTCGGTCGTCGACCTCGTCGAGTCGGCGGCGACGGTCCAGTTACCAGCGCTCGACGGCGACGACCGGAACGACCCAGCAGCGATCGCCGACGCCTACGAGCCGGCCTACGACGCGCTGCTGGGGACTGCCTTCGACGGCGAATAG
- a CDS encoding DUF5804 family protein, with protein sequence MTRVCLVGTEDANLRYELLSRETARNALATYDLREPFENTLTLETVSLGAAVSLLNDLNWYLVRFTETAFVLEPSISETEWLSRDLAAAVRDDEVEPAETDRFLQVYGIEESDEEFESPPRLVEPMLVTRTGDTIPEYDLRDVDDTLVVRVTQAEFGA encoded by the coding sequence ATGACCCGGGTCTGTCTCGTCGGGACGGAGGACGCCAACCTCCGGTACGAACTCCTCTCGCGCGAGACGGCGCGAAACGCGCTCGCGACCTACGACCTCCGGGAACCGTTCGAGAACACGCTCACGCTGGAGACGGTGAGCCTCGGCGCCGCCGTCTCGCTGCTCAACGATCTGAACTGGTACCTCGTCCGCTTTACCGAGACGGCGTTCGTCCTCGAACCCTCGATCAGCGAGACGGAGTGGCTCTCGCGGGACCTGGCCGCCGCGGTCCGCGACGACGAGGTCGAGCCGGCCGAGACGGACCGATTCCTCCAGGTATACGGCATTGAGGAGAGTGACGAGGAGTTCGAATCTCCACCTCGGCTCGTCGAACCGATGCTCGTCACCCGGACCGGCGACACGATTCCGGAGTACGACCTGCGGGACGTGGACGACACGCTCGTCGTCCGAGTGACGCAGGCGGAGTTCGGCGCCTGA